A genomic segment from Pediococcus acidilactici encodes:
- the pheT gene encoding phenylalanine--tRNA ligase subunit beta: MKLSYQWLSKYLDLSNIEPQDLAEKIERTAVEVDSVTRLDYKLKKIVVGHTLEVVDHPDSDHLHICQVDVGEEEPIQIVCGAPNIAANQDVIVALHGSRIKDNVKIKRSKMRGVPSNGMLCALQEIGFPDNVVPKKYVDGIYVFPADSNVHPGDSVMEVLGMNDDVIDTSVTPNRGDMFSMNGNAHEIAAILDQEAQFEAVPEVTNSTDAKLSDQVKVEIADDQLAPVYRMRGIDQVKVTDSPFWLQTLLMKVGIRPINNVVDVTNYVMLKYGQPLHAYDLDQLQGKTVSVTKADANTQFTTLDGEERQLRDEDLVVTADNQPIALAGVMGGLTSEVKPNTSRVVLEAAIFDPIKVRKTARFHNLHSEASMRFERGIDYGAVTDALNEAVALITEFSQGQAYADEVVGTATTKEPAKVAISLAKINRVLGTNLTISEVEAIFARLGFAVTTDENAETFEVTVPVRRWDIHLQADLLEEIARIYGYDNLPVTLPTGAPTVGQLTEKQKIMRDSRRILEGLGLTQAMSYGLTTVAKSQNFLKQTAEPVKVAWPMTQDHEALRMNLVSGLLDDIAYNHARFVEDVALYEQGRVFYSVEGQAQPQEVEHLAGAITGSLQATTWNQPQQSVSFFDAKGIVEKYLQNMALKGQIKYVADQDRQGMHPGRTADIYLDDELIGFVGQVHPTTAQEYKINETYVFELNLSKIISAPKQMQHYEVISKYPAVTRDVALLVSEKVTNEQVLDVIQNTKQKHLVGVKLFDVYAGHHLEAGTKSLAYQLTYQDRNATLQEDTVNQEFAKVVEQLETQLDATIR, encoded by the coding sequence ATGAAACTTTCATACCAATGGTTATCCAAGTATTTGGATTTAAGTAACATCGAACCGCAAGACTTAGCAGAAAAAATCGAACGGACTGCTGTAGAAGTTGATTCAGTTACGCGGTTAGATTATAAGTTAAAGAAAATTGTGGTAGGGCACACTTTGGAAGTGGTCGATCACCCAGATTCAGACCACTTACATATTTGCCAAGTTGACGTTGGCGAAGAAGAGCCAATTCAAATCGTTTGTGGCGCTCCCAACATTGCCGCAAATCAAGACGTCATCGTGGCACTACATGGTTCACGAATTAAGGATAACGTTAAAATCAAGCGCAGCAAAATGCGTGGGGTTCCTTCAAACGGAATGCTTTGTGCGTTACAAGAAATTGGTTTTCCTGATAACGTAGTTCCTAAGAAGTATGTAGATGGCATTTACGTTTTTCCTGCTGATAGCAATGTTCATCCTGGTGATTCAGTTATGGAAGTCTTAGGAATGAACGATGACGTCATCGACACTTCGGTCACCCCCAATCGCGGTGACATGTTTAGCATGAACGGAAACGCCCACGAAATTGCGGCTATCTTAGATCAAGAAGCTCAGTTTGAGGCGGTTCCGGAAGTAACTAATTCAACAGACGCAAAACTAAGTGACCAAGTTAAGGTTGAGATTGCAGATGACCAACTTGCTCCAGTTTATCGGATGCGAGGCATTGACCAAGTGAAGGTGACGGATAGTCCCTTCTGGTTGCAAACCCTTTTAATGAAGGTTGGTATTCGACCAATTAATAACGTGGTGGACGTGACTAACTACGTAATGTTGAAGTACGGCCAACCACTGCACGCTTACGACCTTGACCAATTGCAAGGTAAGACGGTGAGTGTTACTAAAGCTGACGCAAACACCCAATTTACCACCCTCGATGGTGAAGAACGACAACTTCGTGACGAGGATTTAGTAGTGACAGCAGATAACCAACCAATTGCCTTGGCGGGTGTAATGGGTGGCTTAACTTCTGAAGTAAAACCTAATACTAGTCGGGTCGTGTTAGAAGCAGCTATTTTTGATCCAATTAAGGTTCGGAAGACTGCCCGCTTCCATAATTTGCATAGTGAAGCATCAATGCGGTTTGAACGGGGGATTGACTATGGTGCCGTAACGGATGCGTTAAACGAAGCCGTTGCGTTGATTACCGAATTTAGTCAAGGTCAAGCCTACGCAGATGAAGTAGTGGGCACTGCAACTACTAAAGAACCGGCTAAGGTAGCAATTTCATTAGCTAAGATTAATCGCGTACTAGGTACTAATTTAACAATCAGTGAAGTTGAAGCAATTTTTGCGCGGCTTGGTTTTGCCGTAACCACTGACGAAAATGCGGAAACGTTTGAAGTAACCGTGCCAGTACGGCGTTGGGACATTCATTTGCAAGCCGATCTTTTAGAAGAAATTGCTCGGATTTACGGTTACGATAACCTTCCCGTAACGTTGCCAACTGGGGCACCGACAGTAGGACAATTAACCGAAAAGCAAAAAATCATGCGGGATTCGCGGCGGATTTTGGAAGGCCTCGGTTTGACTCAGGCGATGAGCTATGGTCTAACTACGGTTGCCAAAAGTCAAAACTTCTTAAAGCAAACGGCTGAACCAGTTAAAGTGGCTTGGCCAATGACCCAAGATCACGAAGCTTTGCGGATGAACTTAGTTAGTGGTTTGTTAGACGACATTGCTTATAATCATGCACGCTTTGTTGAAGACGTGGCGCTATACGAACAAGGACGGGTCTTTTATTCAGTTGAAGGGCAAGCTCAACCTCAAGAAGTGGAACATTTAGCGGGGGCGATTACCGGATCCTTACAAGCAACGACCTGGAACCAACCGCAACAAAGTGTGTCCTTCTTCGATGCTAAGGGAATTGTAGAAAAATATCTCCAAAATATGGCACTAAAAGGCCAAATTAAGTACGTGGCTGACCAAGATCGTCAAGGAATGCACCCCGGAAGAACCGCGGACATTTACCTAGATGATGAGCTTATTGGATTTGTTGGCCAAGTCCATCCAACCACCGCACAAGAATACAAGATCAACGAAACGTACGTGTTTGAATTGAATTTAAGTAAAATTATCAGTGCACCAAAACAAATGCAACATTACGAAGTGATTTCGAAATATCCAGCAGTTACGCGTGACGTAGCACTATTAGTTTCTGAAAAAGTTACCAACGAACAAGTGCTAGACGTTATTCAGAATACAAAACAAAAGCACCTCGTGGGTGTTAAATTGTTTGACGTTTACGCTGGACACCATTTGGAGGCCGGAACCAAGTCCTTGGCCTACCAATTGACCTATCAAGACCGAAATGCTACTTTACAAGAGGATACCGTTAACCAGGAATTTGCGAAGGTAGTTGAACAACTAGAAACCCAATTAGATGCAACAATTCGCTAA
- the mltG gene encoding endolytic transglycosylase MltG codes for MNNNNNDSNQSRRRRTDNSYANKSSHQIIKWVVSILAVVIIITTFMGYRYYSSSLKPLNPQSNKQIEVNIPIGSTAREVGSILEKKQVVKSGAVFNYYTKKQKMNNFQAGYYVLKPSMTLKQIATKLEKGGAAEPIALNGPRILIKEGENIDQIADSIAKDSKYFTKKDFLNLMKDESFIKQLAKKYPKLLGSAMDAQGVRYRLEGYLFPASYSVSKDTKLKDVVTQMVAKEDAVLQPYYGKIKEKGLTVQQTLSIASLVEMEGSKASDRTKIAGVFLNRIKQGETLGSDVSTRYAVKKSATQNLTASDLANPSPYNTRVSTGYMPGPVDNPGENSILSVINADTKDGYLYFFAVTKKTGGHNVGDVLFYKDFDKFNSDVAKYNPEGK; via the coding sequence TTGAATAATAACAACAACGATTCTAATCAAAGTCGGCGGAGGCGGACTGATAATAGTTACGCTAATAAGAGCAGTCATCAGATTATCAAGTGGGTAGTTAGTATTTTGGCAGTGGTAATTATAATTACCACTTTTATGGGGTACCGGTATTACAGTTCCTCACTTAAGCCCCTTAACCCGCAAAGCAATAAGCAGATTGAAGTAAATATTCCGATCGGTTCAACCGCCCGGGAAGTTGGTTCAATTTTGGAAAAGAAGCAGGTTGTTAAAAGCGGTGCCGTCTTTAACTACTACACAAAGAAACAAAAGATGAATAATTTTCAAGCAGGCTATTACGTTTTAAAGCCTTCAATGACTTTAAAGCAAATTGCCACTAAGCTTGAAAAGGGTGGAGCCGCTGAGCCAATTGCGCTTAATGGTCCCCGAATCCTAATTAAGGAAGGCGAAAATATCGACCAAATTGCCGATTCAATCGCCAAGGATTCCAAATACTTTACTAAGAAAGATTTCTTAAACTTGATGAAGGATGAAAGCTTCATTAAGCAACTGGCTAAGAAGTATCCTAAGTTGTTAGGTTCCGCAATGGATGCGCAGGGTGTTCGTTATCGTTTAGAAGGCTACCTCTTCCCAGCTAGTTATTCAGTTAGCAAGGATACAAAGCTAAAGGACGTGGTTACCCAAATGGTTGCTAAAGAAGACGCGGTATTGCAACCTTACTACGGTAAAATTAAGGAAAAGGGCTTGACCGTCCAACAAACTTTAAGTATTGCTTCTTTAGTTGAAATGGAAGGTAGCAAAGCTAGCGACCGGACAAAGATTGCGGGGGTATTCCTGAACCGAATTAAACAAGGGGAAACACTTGGTTCTGACGTTTCGACCCGGTATGCTGTGAAGAAATCGGCTACGCAAAATCTAACTGCGTCTGACTTAGCTAACCCAAGCCCGTATAACACTCGGGTAAGCACGGGATACATGCCTGGTCCAGTTGATAATCCAGGTGAAAATTCGATACTATCAGTAATTAATGCGGATACTAAAGATGGGTACCTTTACTTCTTTGCAGTAACTAAGAAGACTGGTGGACATAACGTTGGTGACGTCTTGTTCTACAAAGACTTTGATAAGTTTAACAGTGACGTGGCAAAATATAATCCGGAAGGTAAATAG
- the udk gene encoding uridine kinase, translating into MSTKNSPIIIGVTGGSGSGKTTVSKKILEQLDGHSISIIQQDSYYKDQAGMTMEERRAVNYDHPLAFDSDLLYKHLKMLKQRQAIDVPVYDYTISTRSSEVIHQEPTDVIILEGILILSDERIRDMLDIKVYVDTDDDIRIIRRIERDTQERGRSLESIITQYLTGVKPMYHQFIEPTKRYADLIVPEGGQNSVAIDLLVTKVRDILAQAGRDRQYNK; encoded by the coding sequence ATGAGTACGAAAAATAGCCCAATTATTATCGGGGTAACCGGGGGTTCTGGAAGCGGCAAAACTACCGTTAGTAAGAAGATCCTTGAACAACTCGATGGTCATTCAATTTCAATTATCCAACAAGATTCTTATTATAAGGATCAAGCGGGGATGACTATGGAAGAACGCCGAGCGGTTAACTACGATCATCCGCTAGCTTTTGATTCAGATTTGTTGTATAAACATTTGAAAATGCTCAAGCAGCGTCAGGCAATTGATGTTCCGGTTTACGATTACACGATTTCAACTAGAAGTTCGGAAGTAATTCACCAAGAACCGACCGATGTGATTATCCTGGAAGGCATTTTGATTTTGAGTGACGAACGAATTCGCGACATGCTTGATATTAAGGTGTACGTGGATACAGATGATGATATCCGGATTATTCGGCGTATTGAACGTGATACGCAAGAACGTGGGCGTTCGCTCGAATCGATTATTACCCAGTACTTAACCGGGGTTAAACCGATGTATCACCAATTTATTGAACCAACTAAACGCTACGCAGATTTGATCGTTCCTGAAGGCGGGCAAAATAGCGTTGCAATTGATTTGTTAGTAACCAAGGTTCGTGACATTCTTGCGCAAGCAGGACGCGACCGGCAATATAATAAATAA
- the greA gene encoding transcription elongation factor GreA, protein MADEKRYPMTLDGKQKLEEELETLKTETRPQVIERIKIARSFGDLSENSEYESAKDEQSMVESRINTIEHMLHYAEIIDDEAIDSNEVSLGRVVEFQELPDEEPEEYTIVGAAEADPMSGKISNDSPIAKGLLGKKVGDVVTITTPGGDMKVKILTVKSAE, encoded by the coding sequence ATGGCAGACGAAAAAAGATATCCAATGACTTTGGATGGTAAGCAAAAGTTAGAAGAGGAGTTAGAAACGTTAAAAACGGAAACTCGGCCACAAGTAATTGAACGGATTAAGATTGCTCGTAGCTTTGGTGATTTATCTGAAAATTCAGAATACGAATCAGCTAAGGACGAACAAAGCATGGTGGAAAGCCGGATCAATACAATTGAACACATGCTTCACTACGCTGAAATTATTGATGACGAAGCGATTGACAGCAACGAAGTTTCACTTGGTCGGGTCGTGGAATTCCAAGAACTTCCTGATGAAGAACCTGAAGAATACACCATCGTTGGTGCTGCTGAAGCAGATCCAATGTCTGGTAAAATCTCAAATGATTCGCCAATTGCTAAGGGCTTGTTAGGCAAAAAGGTTGGCGACGTAGTTACAATCACAACTCCAGGCGGCGACATGAAGGTTAAAATTTTAACCGTTAAGAGTGCGGAATAA
- a CDS encoding YfhO family protein, which produces MQINNRKRDLLLSSCIPALVMLAYFIYRGFSPFGNSSLLTVDMGQQYVAFYEYFRQTILGHPGQLFYSFSNGLGSDMFGTWAYYLLSPTNLILLFFKKESITTGILIVTLVKYALAGLTAAIFLRHLAQSLGQQPNRLSVAGFATSYSLMAFSIANQLNLFWLDAPILLPLIIMGIDQLLDDNRLKLFVISMTAMVIINYYFAYMIAIFTVMYFLWRSPRITWHKVWAFVRAWLTVAVFSAITWLPTLWALLHGKANYAENNLQWKLEYNPLKMVLKLFPGTFSFKQMSDGLPNIYVGMVILIAVIAYFFNRQIKLSQRLSALAITAFFVLSFCWSPLDLLWHAMQFPWWYAYRFSFIFSFWMMLLAFWGMLYPLQNKILTPLIANLLGLGLILLVGIQLLPKSRDFLSNDQLVLGGILFIAALLLWVGLQSTNFNPALRPILLGLMVLDVGINAVWSLNRISYVSQSEFQTYSVAARKALRQLQKDPTEFQRIGSNYFRAKNDPIQLGFNSGASFNSNLETNSLEAMADLGQPTTSGNITYMNGTLLSDAFLDFRSWSLVDGQPKKNPFLTRSVRHDILQRYDYFDKTRYANNYRNPYAINLGAMTSQPISNQLPAYRPLQYQNAIMTALGGQNNVNLFDDLTNTAQIYYSNVSTSADVRNAVLNKQKLNKGASVTFEVVPQTDDPLYITAGSQMNYHNADIFVNNQRITEDIDYDHPIVLSVADHSRGKRVRIQIVLKKSTLLMSDFGIYQLNFDKFKQLDQAAQKNEFTDVKAHGNVVNGKLKATSQRPYMFTSIPYSPGWHLKVDGHSVATRKVANHFLGSAQKISQGTHRWQLTYYPPLLGWGITITLLGWLGLLIDYARRRMRRR; this is translated from the coding sequence ATGCAAATCAATAATCGAAAACGCGATCTATTGCTTAGTAGCTGCATTCCAGCTCTAGTAATGCTCGCTTACTTTATTTATCGAGGGTTTTCTCCGTTTGGCAATTCAAGTTTGCTAACCGTTGATATGGGACAGCAATACGTTGCCTTTTATGAATATTTTCGCCAAACCATTCTGGGACATCCCGGACAATTATTCTACTCTTTTAGTAACGGACTCGGCAGTGATATGTTTGGCACTTGGGCGTACTATTTACTAAGTCCAACTAACCTAATACTGCTCTTCTTCAAAAAAGAAAGCATCACTACCGGAATTTTAATCGTTACCTTAGTTAAGTATGCTTTAGCCGGATTGACTGCAGCAATTTTCTTACGCCACCTTGCACAAAGCCTTGGCCAACAACCCAACCGGCTTAGTGTAGCGGGTTTTGCGACCTCTTATAGTCTAATGGCTTTTTCAATTGCTAACCAGCTCAACCTCTTTTGGCTTGATGCGCCGATTCTCTTACCGCTAATTATTATGGGAATTGATCAACTTCTAGATGACAACCGCCTTAAACTATTTGTCATCAGTATGACCGCCATGGTAATCATTAACTACTATTTTGCGTACATGATTGCCATTTTTACGGTAATGTACTTCTTGTGGCGCAGTCCCCGAATCACTTGGCACAAAGTGTGGGCCTTCGTAAGGGCCTGGCTAACCGTGGCCGTCTTTTCAGCAATCACCTGGTTACCTACCCTCTGGGCGTTGCTCCATGGTAAAGCTAACTATGCTGAAAATAACCTGCAGTGGAAGTTAGAGTATAACCCACTTAAAATGGTGCTAAAACTATTTCCGGGTACCTTTAGCTTTAAGCAAATGTCCGACGGCTTGCCTAACATCTACGTGGGCATGGTAATTTTAATTGCGGTAATTGCCTACTTCTTTAATCGCCAAATCAAATTATCCCAACGATTAAGTGCTTTAGCAATCACCGCCTTCTTTGTGCTTTCATTTTGCTGGTCACCTTTAGACCTGCTTTGGCACGCAATGCAGTTCCCATGGTGGTACGCTTACCGCTTTAGCTTTATTTTCAGCTTTTGGATGATGTTACTTGCTTTTTGGGGAATGCTGTACCCGCTTCAAAACAAAATATTAACCCCACTAATTGCCAATTTACTGGGCCTGGGCCTCATCCTATTGGTTGGTATCCAGCTATTGCCCAAGTCACGAGACTTTTTATCCAACGACCAACTAGTTTTAGGTGGGATCCTTTTTATAGCCGCTTTACTACTATGGGTTGGCTTACAGAGCACTAATTTCAATCCGGCACTTCGCCCCATCTTATTAGGGCTGATGGTCTTAGACGTAGGAATCAACGCCGTTTGGTCTTTAAACCGAATTAGTTATGTTAGTCAAAGCGAATTTCAAACTTACAGCGTTGCGGCTCGTAAAGCCCTTCGCCAACTCCAAAAGGATCCTACTGAATTTCAACGAATTGGGTCCAATTATTTCCGGGCAAAAAATGACCCCATCCAGTTAGGGTTTAACAGTGGGGCTAGTTTTAATTCCAACTTAGAAACTAACTCCTTAGAAGCGATGGCAGATTTAGGGCAGCCCACTACTTCGGGAAACATTACCTATATGAATGGCACGTTGCTATCAGATGCCTTTTTGGACTTCCGTTCTTGGTCCCTCGTGGACGGCCAACCAAAGAAAAATCCGTTTTTGACCCGGAGCGTGCGACACGATATTTTGCAACGTTACGATTATTTTGACAAAACGCGGTACGCCAATAATTACCGCAATCCTTACGCCATCAATTTAGGAGCGATGACTTCCCAACCAATTAGCAATCAATTACCAGCTTATCGTCCATTGCAATACCAAAACGCAATCATGACGGCGTTGGGAGGTCAAAATAACGTTAACCTCTTTGATGACCTTACTAACACCGCTCAAATTTACTATTCCAACGTCAGTACCTCGGCTGACGTCCGAAATGCGGTGCTCAACAAGCAGAAACTAAATAAGGGAGCGTCGGTGACTTTCGAAGTAGTTCCTCAAACTGATGATCCGCTTTACATTACTGCTGGTAGTCAAATGAATTATCATAATGCCGACATCTTCGTCAATAACCAACGCATTACCGAAGACATTGACTATGACCATCCAATTGTTTTATCGGTCGCTGACCATAGCCGTGGCAAGCGGGTGCGCATTCAAATTGTATTAAAGAAATCTACCCTCTTGATGTCCGATTTTGGGATTTATCAACTTAACTTTGATAAGTTTAAACAGTTAGACCAGGCGGCACAAAAAAATGAATTTACCGACGTCAAAGCCCACGGCAACGTAGTAAACGGAAAATTGAAAGCAACTTCCCAACGGCCGTACATGTTCACTTCCATTCCATACAGTCCAGGATGGCACTTGAAAGTGGACGGTCACTCGGTTGCTACTCGTAAGGTCGCTAACCACTTCTTAGGAAGCGCACAAAAAATTTCGCAAGGTACCCACCGCTGGCAACTTACCTATTATCCACCTTTGCTAGGATGGGGCATTACCATCACCTTACTAGGTTGGTTAGGATTGTTAATCGACTACGCACGGCGAAGAATGCGACGTAGATAA
- a CDS encoding penicillin-binding protein 2 has protein sequence MKNPKKKFRRQKSELPFRLNLIFFGVFALLLLLIGQLGYLQILYGSKLQAEVNRSDNMVETENVQRGMIYDSTGKVLVGNKAHQAVSYTKNMNVLPQDMYNVANKLSKYLTVEKNDLTSTDVANYLLADSKNSKLYAEKVPNRDKLSSKELQEKEVAAVKKDHVQLSARQENAARIYKTISGAYQLSTVYIKETDLTSEELSQIGEHLSEMPGVKITTSWTRSYPAGDDVKSFAGTVSSSKVGLPSDEVNTLLAEGYARNDRVGQSYLEKRYEPVLKGTKSQTAVEVSSGNQVVKRVQKYSGKKGDNLVLSINSKFQEEVQKIMKEASQNAGGESTGGYAVVMNPKTGAVIALAGVDRDPSTGKITDNALGTINEPIVMGSVVKGAMVSGALMDGVITPKDNTLIDKPIKLAGTGSKSSWFNSTGSANMPVDVSTALEVSSNSYMMQLAMKEGGFKYKEGAGLAGMDPAVFNKMRGYFEQFGLGVKTGIDIPGESAGYKGPSSAADIGKALDLSFGNYDAYTTIQVAQYMSTIANGGYRIAPHVVEQIRSSRSNGKLGAVQSTTTPQVLNYIDMSKEEKKMVTDGLYKVVHGTNKYKTGGPLASISPGISAKTGTAQTTTNGKSTVTLSLASFAPSNDPQVVVALALPGLSTTSEADNMNAAKKIYEAYWKDVQSKSSLENPTKATKESAAQNLNG, from the coding sequence ATGAAAAATCCGAAGAAAAAATTTCGGCGGCAAAAAAGTGAATTACCATTTCGGTTAAATTTAATCTTTTTTGGTGTCTTTGCATTATTGTTATTACTGATTGGGCAATTAGGCTATTTGCAAATTTTATACGGCTCAAAGCTGCAAGCCGAGGTTAACCGTTCGGATAACATGGTGGAAACTGAAAACGTGCAACGGGGAATGATTTACGATTCCACGGGTAAGGTTTTGGTTGGAAATAAAGCGCACCAAGCGGTTTCCTATACCAAGAATATGAACGTTTTGCCACAGGACATGTATAACGTCGCAAACAAGTTAAGTAAGTACCTGACGGTAGAAAAGAACGACCTTACTTCAACGGATGTGGCAAACTATCTCTTGGCTGATAGCAAGAACAGTAAGCTATATGCAGAAAAGGTTCCTAACCGGGATAAACTTTCTAGCAAGGAATTGCAGGAAAAAGAAGTGGCGGCGGTAAAAAAGGACCACGTCCAACTTTCGGCACGGCAAGAAAATGCGGCACGAATTTATAAAACCATCAGTGGGGCGTACCAGCTATCAACGGTTTATATCAAAGAAACTGATTTGACCAGTGAGGAACTGTCCCAAATTGGGGAGCATTTGTCTGAAATGCCGGGGGTTAAAATTACTACTAGCTGGACCCGGAGCTATCCTGCTGGGGATGACGTGAAGTCGTTTGCGGGCACGGTTAGCAGTTCCAAGGTAGGTTTACCTAGTGACGAAGTTAACACCCTCTTAGCAGAAGGCTACGCTCGAAACGACCGGGTAGGGCAAAGTTACCTTGAAAAGCGTTATGAGCCAGTATTGAAGGGAACCAAATCGCAAACTGCGGTGGAAGTCAGTTCAGGCAATCAGGTGGTAAAGCGGGTACAAAAGTACTCTGGAAAAAAGGGTGACAACTTGGTTTTATCGATCAACTCTAAATTCCAAGAAGAAGTACAAAAAATTATGAAGGAAGCTTCCCAAAATGCGGGTGGAGAATCGACCGGTGGTTACGCGGTAGTGATGAACCCGAAAACGGGGGCAGTAATTGCCTTAGCCGGAGTTGATCGTGATCCGTCGACTGGTAAAATTACCGATAATGCGCTTGGGACCATTAATGAACCAATCGTAATGGGATCGGTGGTCAAAGGAGCGATGGTCTCGGGAGCTTTGATGGACGGCGTAATTACTCCTAAAGACAATACGTTGATTGATAAGCCAATCAAACTAGCCGGGACTGGTTCAAAGAGTTCCTGGTTTAACAGTACCGGAAGTGCGAACATGCCAGTTGACGTGTCGACCGCACTTGAAGTTTCTTCCAACTCCTACATGATGCAGTTAGCCATGAAGGAGGGGGGCTTCAAGTACAAAGAAGGTGCAGGACTAGCTGGAATGGATCCCGCAGTATTTAATAAGATGCGTGGGTATTTTGAACAGTTTGGTTTAGGTGTAAAGACTGGAATCGATATTCCAGGAGAATCAGCCGGCTATAAGGGACCTTCAAGTGCAGCAGACATCGGTAAAGCCCTAGACCTCTCGTTTGGGAACTATGACGCTTACACCACAATCCAGGTTGCACAATACATGTCGACAATTGCTAATGGCGGTTATCGAATCGCTCCTCACGTAGTTGAACAAATCCGGAGCAGCCGCTCAAACGGTAAGTTAGGAGCAGTTCAAAGCACCACCACGCCGCAAGTGCTGAATTACATCGACATGAGTAAGGAAGAAAAGAAAATGGTTACGGACGGACTATATAAGGTAGTGCACGGTACCAATAAATATAAAACCGGGGGACCATTAGCAAGCATTTCACCAGGAATCTCGGCTAAAACTGGTACGGCGCAGACCACTACCAATGGTAAATCAACGGTTACGCTATCCTTAGCGTCATTTGCACCGTCTAACGATCCCCAAGTCGTGGTGGCGTTGGCATTGCCGGGCTTAAGTACTACTAGTGAAGCTGACAATATGAACGCTGCTAAGAAGATTTACGAGGCTTATTGGAAAGACGTGCAATCGAAGTCTTCCTTAGAAAATCCAACAAAAGCGACTAAAGAATCAGCTGCCCAAAACTTAAATGGGTAA
- the rpmG gene encoding 50S ribosomal protein L33: MRVHITLECTECHNRQYLSSKNKRNNPDRLELNKYCPRERKVTLHKETK, from the coding sequence ATGCGTGTACACATTACTTTAGAATGTACTGAATGCCATAACCGTCAATACTTGTCATCAAAGAACAAGCGTAACAATCCAGATCGTTTGGAATTAAACAAGTATTGCCCACGTGAACGCAAGGTTACATTACACAAAGAAACTAAATAA
- a CDS encoding 5-formyltetrahydrofolate cyclo-ligase encodes MDKKQFRQRQIKQLQDLSPRSKTALEGQISEYFFQQPAVNKAKNIAITLSQNFELDTAPIIQKLRKRGTTVLVPKTFENRRMEFIPLTSQTQLEPQAFGILEPVGGTPITPTELDVIVVPGLAYEQSTGSRLGFGGGYYDRYLKRAPQAHKIVLAFNQQVYPAARWPVDEFDVAMDQIITERGVQYKTNG; translated from the coding sequence TTGGATAAAAAGCAATTTCGACAACGACAAATCAAGCAGCTGCAAGACTTGTCGCCGCGCTCTAAAACTGCATTAGAAGGGCAAATTAGCGAATACTTTTTCCAGCAACCCGCGGTTAATAAGGCAAAAAACATTGCAATTACCCTAAGCCAAAATTTTGAATTAGATACGGCGCCCATTATTCAAAAGCTTCGGAAACGAGGAACCACGGTATTGGTCCCCAAAACTTTTGAAAATCGCCGAATGGAGTTTATACCGTTAACTTCCCAAACACAATTGGAGCCCCAAGCATTTGGCATCTTAGAGCCCGTGGGTGGAACTCCAATTACACCAACTGAGCTTGACGTAATCGTGGTACCGGGACTGGCATACGAGCAAAGTACAGGCTCTCGTTTAGGATTTGGTGGTGGATACTACGATCGTTATTTAAAACGGGCCCCGCAAGCACATAAAATTGTGTTAGCATTTAATCAGCAAGTTTATCCTGCTGCTCGCTGGCCGGTGGACGAATTTGACGTTGCGATGGATCAAATTATTACCGAACGGGGAGTTCAATATAAAACGAACGGATAA